ACTTAAGTAAAGATTTCTTCATTTTATCAACTTTCTCCTTTGGAAGTTTTTTTTCATCCCAAAGAATAAGCTGGTCATATAAGTCCGGTGAAGATAGATAAATGGCTTTTCGGAAACCCTCTGTATTGATATCTTTTTCCCACTCTTCAATACTTGTTTGTGGAAACGAAGGAGTTCTCAGTACATAAAAGTTTAATCTTTCTATATCGTTGTATTTCATCCTATGTTCATTAAATAAATTTTATCCCAATCCTTAGCTTTGTCAGGATATTGATAATCCAATAATACCATTCCTACTCCGGAAATACCTTCCAGAAGCCCAGTATGCTCCACCCATACATCATTTTTAGGATCATAAGGGAACTTTATTCCTTTTTCCAGTTGTTGTAATGTAATAGACATCCAGTAATCGTGAGCTTCTTTGAGTTCCTCTCGTTGAAAAATTTTGAAAAATTTATTGAAAATATGTGATATTCCCGATGTACCATGACAAATTCCTGTATCGATACAATCATGTGTTGTACTAGAAAATACGCCTGATTTATCCAACCTGATTTTTGCTGAATTTAGAGTCATATAAAGACAGATATCTTTTAAGTTTTCATCCTGCAAAACGGTGTAGGCCTTCCATAGGCTGAGTGCTACACCTAGATCACCATAGCACCATGCCAGCCTGTTTGATAGTTGTTTTTCACCGGTAACGACATTAATTTTTGAAGGAAATATATGGGCTGCATTTTTATTTTCTTCATAGAGGTTTATAAGAAAATTAACCGTTCCTCTGATTAATTTCTCACAGGTTTCTTTCTCACAGTTTTTATGATAACATTCTGCTAAAAAAGAAATGATGGATGGTAAGCCATGAGCCAGACCAAGATCGCAGATATTATCCTCTTTTACTATATGATCAATCCAAAAAAATGAATTGTTTTGTTCATGTTTTAAATGGTCAATATATGACACTATTTTTGCTACTGTGTCAAATCTTTGAATTTCAATGAAATAAAGACCTAATCCAATAAGACCTGTGAATAAATCATATTCTTTTTTGTTTACACAGGTAGCTAGTAATTCTAAGAAAAATTCGATAGAATCTTCTTCTATTGCATCAATATCTTCATCAGTAATAATGTCGGCAGTATGTAAAAGCCTCATAAAATAGGTTACCGCCAGACTGCCACTGGCAAATGAATAATAAGGAGCTTCAGAAGCCAGGTCGATGAGCGTTTCAACTCTTTCAATCTCTACATCCTCATGGTAAAATAATGAATAATAACTACTGCCCAGGCTGAAGGTAATGTTTTCAGCTTTGTCCTCATTGCATTTTTTTGAAATTTCGTTTAGAAAAAAATCAATTTTATCTTTATACATATTGGCTTAATATTTCGATAGCGGTTAAAGAATCTTTGTGTGTTCTGGAGATATTATTAAAGATAAATTCATTGTATCCATAAAGTTCTTTGAACTCCAGAAGTTTTTCATGAAAAAAGTTTCCGTCTCCGATAAGATTTATACTATTTAAATCATTATTGGTACTACTTTTGGCAACTTTTATTGCTTTTTGTTTTGTTTTATGACAGCAGCCAGAAAAGGTCAATACCATTGAAGGTTCTTTTCCATGTTTTGCTTTGTATTCTGCTTTAAAGTTTTGTAACTCTTCTTTTAAATAGTCTTTGTTGGATCCTACATGAAATATAGATCTTGCAAAGTTAAGATCATGCTGTAAAGACACATTCAATCCGGAATGTGAAGAGCCCATATACCATACATCAGGAATATTACCTTTATAAGGCGGAATAATTAAATCTTTTTTAAGAAATTCACTTTCTTCCCTTAAGAAACTTAAGGTAGATTCCAGTTTTGGAAGGAAAGATGAATAGTAGGTATCCTTATCAACACCTGCATTAAAGTATTGAAAATCATATTCACCAACCAAACCTTTTACAAATCCAAGATCTATTCTTTTTGGGTATAAGCTGGACAACAGTTTGTAATTATGAGCTACTCTGAATGGACTTTGCAGAGGCAGGATAATTCCTGCAATTCCTATTTTTATTTTATCTGTTAATCCTAATAAGATGGGAAGGAGCATTTCAGGAGTAGACCAGGCCATATCATGTGCTTTTGAAAAATAATTTTCAGTAACCCAGAATCTTGAGAAACCAATTTCGTCTGCTCTTGTAGCATAATCGATGATGTCGTATAATGACTTTTTAGAATTGTTGAGTGAATTTTCTCTGATTCCAAACTCTAAAAGACCTATTTTTAATTTTTTTGCCATGATAAGCTTTTAAAAGTAGCTACTCCCTGGGGAGTAGCTTTCTTTTGTAAAATGTTCTGATTTAGAATGATCCGCAGATACATGCATTAGAAGATCTAGTACTTCCAGCTGTACATGTCCAGTGTGTACAGTCAGCAATAGATGTGAATGCTAATTTTCCTGCCTTTACAGACTTCATTTCGTCAGAGTTCAATTGTGATAACTTCTCTTTTTTAAGAGTTAACTTTTTTGTAAGCTTTTTGCTCATGGTTAAAAAATTTAAAATTTACCTACTCGTTAGCTTTTCGGTTTCCGCTTTATATGTATTAATTGTAATACCTTATTGATAATGCTAAGTGTATGATATTGTTTTACCCAACAAACTAGTCACGTTTATTTTTACTGTAATTAACATCAATATTTGAAATAAAACTTCCCATGCTGGTCTCCCAATCTCCCTGACTCTGATAATGATATAACAGATCATTTGACAATGTCTTCTTGGCTGATATTCCAAATATGAAATCTGTATCCTCCTGAGGAATACTTTCTACGAGTTGTAAGGTAATAGCGAGTTTATCCAGATGAGTATAGATGAGTTTATATTCCTGAAGATCAATTGTTTGCCATCCTGTTGTGGTGGTTTTGAATATTATATTTTCATTAAGCAGGGATTCATAAGGCAATCCATCCTTAACGCTATATATATTTAACTTTAAAGTAATTTCTTTATATCTTGAACTGGGAATAATATGAAAGCTATAGCTGTTAAGCTTAGTCCAGTTGTAAATATTGAATATTTGACCTTGTTCAATGGTAGGAACGTTTTGATCAAACATTTTAGAGAAGGTAAACATAGGTCTTTTTTTTGCCCCTATTATTTCTCTTTTAGTTTTTTGTCCTGTCAGATTAATTTCCCGAATGGCATTCACTTTTTTGCCTAATTTGATATCAGCATTCTTGATGATTTCATTTACCGTAAGCTTTTTACTTTCATATCCGTTAGCTTCAATAACGACATAATCATTTTTATTCGTGTTATTAGGAATCTCCAAAGAATATTTACCATTGATATCGGTAATCGTACTTACTTTTTCTTTCCCTATACTTATTGAACTATAGGAAACAGCTTCTCTATCTTCATTCGTGACAGTACCCGAAATTTTTTGTGAAAAAACAGGCATAGTAAGTAATAAGGCACAGATGGCCATTACAATCCTCATCGTTAGTTATTAGATTTTAATTATTAATTTTTTCTTGAGCCAATATAGGAATTAATTTGTATTAATCACTATCGTAGGAATAAAATGGTGATATTTTTTTTATTGTATATGTATTATTTGATCATAATATGTGTGTTATTTTTATGATATGTCAAAAAATAATATTGAATTTGTAAATGAGTGAAATCTGTTTGTTGTTATTTATTGAAGGGGCGATTAGCTTGTATATATTCAGAATAATTCTAATTTTAATGATATATATAAATTGCAATTTCATTTTTTATTAAAAAAAATAAAATTCACCTTGAATTAGGTGAATTTTTTGTCTTTTTTATCTCATTTTTTCAACGGAAATATGATTTTTTTACACTGTTAATGCTTAACCGGTATTTTTAGTTATAGATTTTTTACATTTTCCAGTCCCAATTCTTTCATAGAAATCTCCCGCATTTCCACTTTTCTGATCTTTCCTGAGATGGTCATTGGAAATTCATCCACAAATTTCCAGTATTTCGGAACCTTATAATGGGCAATTTTTCCTTTACAATAGTCTAAAAGCTCTGTTTCAGTGATTGTAAATCCTTGTCTTACTTTTACCCATGCCATTACTTCTTCGCCGAATTTTTCACTCGGAATGCCAATGATCTGAACATCCAGAATATGGGTATAGGTATATAAAAAGTCCTCAATTTCTTTAGGTGAAATATTTTCTCCACCGCGAATGATAAGGTCTTTAATTCTTCCGGAAATGGTAATATATCCGTCTTTGTCCATCACTGCCATATCTCCGGTATGCATCCATCGGGCATCATCCAGTACTTTTTTTGTGTTTTCGGGATCATTCCAATACTTCAGCATCACAGAATATCCTCTTGTACAAAGCTCACCATGTTCACCACGCTTCAATATTCTTCCGTTCTCATCAACGATCTTTATTTCGAGATGATCCTGAACCGTTCCCACTGTACTGACTTGTTTCTGCAAAGGAGTCCCAATTAAAGTCTGAGTAGATACAGGAGACGTTTCTGTCATTCCATAACATATACTCATTTCTTTGATATTCATCAGGCTTTCTACTTTTTTCATGATTTCAGGAGGGCAGACTGACCCAGCCATTACCCCGGTTCTTAAACTTGAAAAATCATAAGAGTCGAAATCTTTTACAGCAAGTTCGGCAATAAACATGGTAGGGACACCGTAAAGAGATGTGCATTTCTCATCCGAAACAGCTTTTAATGTAATGTCCGGATCAAAACTATCATTTGGAATGACCATGCAGGCTCCATGAGTTGTACAACAGATATTTCCGATAACCATTCCGAAGCAGTGATAAAAGGGAACAGGAATACATACACGGTCTTTTTCCGTATACTTGAGTCGGATACCAATAAAATATCCATTATTTAAAATATTATGATGGGAGAGGGTAACACCTTTTGGAAATCCTGTAGTTCCTGAAGTATATTGAATATTGACAGGATCATCAAATTGTACATGTTCCTCGAAGCTGTGAAGTACCTCATCAGAAATATCCTGCCCGTTGTTTACAAATGCCTCCCAGTTATCATCAAAGAAATTTCATGCTCCAAAGTTGGACATACTTCCTTGGCATATTCAACCATTTCTTTGTAATTACTGGTCTTAAAGCTTAAAGATGAAAAAATAAAACGAACCTCAGATTGATTCAGTACATAGGTAAGTTCATGGGTTCTGTAAGCCGGATTGATATTCACTAAAATGGTTCCTATTCTGGCTGTTGCATACTGAAGAAGAACCCATTCATAGCGGTTGGAAGCCCATATTCCGATTCTGTCACCGGTCTTAGCTCCTAAAAATATCAATGCTTTGGCAATAGCAGTGGTTTGATTGTAAAATTCCTGGTAGGTAGCTCTGTAATCCTGATGAACACAGACAAGTGCTTCTTGATTGGGAAATTTTTCGACAGTACTTTTCAGATTTCCTCCAATAGTCTGTCCTAATAATGGAACCTCAGAAGCTCCATACACATAAGATAAAGGCATAGTAAAAGATTTGGTGAAATAAAATTAACAATAATATCTTGAACTATCGCCTATGGATGCTAATTTTCCTGTGAATCGATCTCTTTTAGTTGTTTCAGGTTTTTATCAAGTTTCTTGATGATACTTCCGTACACCAGTTTGTAATAAAACCAGATCATAGATACTGCCAATAAAGTACTGACTGTAATTCCAACAATAATAATGGTAAGATTAGAGCTGGTAGGTTGTATATTTTGAGTATTTAAGGTATAAAAAATGAAAGCGATCAATACAAATGTGAACATAAGAAGTAGCACAATACTGATCAGAATAAAGGCATTAACAGTCTTTTTGAAATTAATAATTCGGGTGATAAGCCCTTTGAGATTTTCCTCAATTTTAATTTTTCGGTAATTCTGATAAAACTTCAATACGAAATAGGCTGTAATAAATAAGCTTAAAATTTTGATAGCAAGATAAAAATGTTCAAAGTTATTTTCTACTTCTGTAGCTTCCTGTGCTCCCAATCTTTCTAGGACATTACGGAAACTATCAGATTCTTCTTCCTGAAAGAAATAGAATAATCCCAAAACAGAAAATAACAAGAATTCGGCAACGCTGATCCAGAAAATATACTTTACATAATTGCGTGATTTTCTATTCAACATCTGAAGAATTTCAGTGTTGTCATATTTTGGCTGTACAGGCTGTTCCTGCCATGTTTTTTTAAAGCTATCTAAATCAAATTCAGGCATATTTTTCCATCTGTTCTTTAAGGGTTTTCTTTAATCTGTTCATTTTCACGCGAGCATTAACTTCGGTAATTCCGAGGTTTTCTGCAATGTCCTTGTAAGGCAGATCATCAAGATACATCATGACAATGGCTCTTTCTATATTAGGAAGAGTCTTGATTACAGTATACAAAAGCGAAATTTGTTGTTGCTTTTCATCATCATCTTCCACAAAATCTTTGTGGTTGATATCCAGTTCATTGGTAGGAAGGCTTTTGCTTTTTTTTCTAAAGAGGGTAATGGCTGTATTAAGCGCTACACGGTACATCCATGTTGAAATTTTGGAATTTCCTTTAAAAGAATCATAACTTCTCCAGAGTTGTAATACAATTTCCTGAAAAAGATCTTCTTCATCTTCCAGCGAATTGGTATATAAGCGCGATACTTTAATAATCAAACCCTGATTATCTTTGATAAGCTGCGCAAATTCTTTTTCTCTGGAATTCATAGATGTATAATGGCACGAAGATAATAATAATGTGGTAATTGCGGAAGAATAATTATGGAGAAATCGAAGATAATTGGAAGCCTGAAGCTGGAGGCTGGAAGTTATTTTAGAGATTTATTTTAAAACTAACCTTAAAATATGATCAGGCAGCCTTGAAAAAAATAATATAAAATGTGTGATAGCTCAACCTTTGTACCTTAATAACTTCCAGCCTCTTCCTTCCAGCTTCCGGCCTTTCTATACTTTTACAGTAAAATTTCTGTATCTTTGCACTCGCGAGAA
This is a stretch of genomic DNA from Chryseobacterium tructae. It encodes these proteins:
- a CDS encoding beta-carotene 15,15'-monooxygenase, which translates into the protein MPEFDLDSFKKTWQEQPVQPKYDNTEILQMLNRKSRNYVKYIFWISVAEFLLFSVLGLFYFFQEEESDSFRNVLERLGAQEATEVENNFEHFYLAIKILSLFITAYFVLKFYQNYRKIKIEENLKGLITRIINFKKTVNAFILISIVLLLMFTFVLIAFIFYTLNTQNIQPTSSNLTIIIVGITVSTLLAVSMIWFYYKLVYGSIIKKLDKNLKQLKEIDSQEN
- a CDS encoding class I lanthipeptide yields the protein MSKKLTKKLTLKKEKLSQLNSDEMKSVKAGKLAFTSIADCTHWTCTAGSTRSSNACICGSF
- a CDS encoding LLM class flavin-dependent oxidoreductase; amino-acid sequence: MAKKLKIGLLEFGIRENSLNNSKKSLYDIIDYATRADEIGFSRFWVTENYFSKAHDMAWSTPEMLLPILLGLTDKIKIGIAGIILPLQSPFRVAHNYKLLSSLYPKRIDLGFVKGLVGEYDFQYFNAGVDKDTYYSSFLPKLESTLSFLREESEFLKKDLIIPPYKGNIPDVWYMGSSHSGLNVSLQHDLNFARSIFHVGSNKDYLKEELQNFKAEYKAKHGKEPSMVLTFSGCCHKTKQKAIKVAKSSTNNDLNSINLIGDGNFFHEKLLEFKELYGYNEFIFNNISRTHKDSLTAIEILSQYV
- a CDS encoding RNA polymerase sigma factor, which gives rise to MNSREKEFAQLIKDNQGLIIKVSRLYTNSLEDEEDLFQEIVLQLWRSYDSFKGNSKISTWMYRVALNTAITLFRKKSKSLPTNELDINHKDFVEDDDEKQQQISLLYTVIKTLPNIERAIVMMYLDDLPYKDIAENLGITEVNARVKMNRLKKTLKEQMEKYA
- a CDS encoding carboxypeptidase-like regulatory domain-containing protein; amino-acid sequence: MRIVMAICALLLTMPVFSQKISGTVTNEDREAVSYSSISIGKEKVSTITDINGKYSLEIPNNTNKNDYVVIEANGYESKKLTVNEIIKNADIKLGKKVNAIREINLTGQKTKREIIGAKKRPMFTFSKMFDQNVPTIEQGQIFNIYNWTKLNSYSFHIIPSSRYKEITLKLNIYSVKDGLPYESLLNENIIFKTTTTGWQTIDLQEYKLIYTHLDKLAITLQLVESIPQEDTDFIFGISAKKTLSNDLLYHYQSQGDWETSMGSFISNIDVNYSKNKRD
- a CDS encoding lanthionine synthetase LanC family protein; translated protein: MYKDKIDFFLNEISKKCNEDKAENITFSLGSSYYSLFYHEDVEIERVETLIDLASEAPYYSFASGSLAVTYFMRLLHTADIITDEDIDAIEEDSIEFFLELLATCVNKKEYDLFTGLIGLGLYFIEIQRFDTVAKIVSYIDHLKHEQNNSFFWIDHIVKEDNICDLGLAHGLPSIISFLAECYHKNCEKETCEKLIRGTVNFLINLYEENKNAAHIFPSKINVVTGEKQLSNRLAWCYGDLGVALSLWKAYTVLQDENLKDICLYMTLNSAKIRLDKSGVFSSTTHDCIDTGICHGTSGISHIFNKFFKIFQREELKEAHDYWMSITLQQLEKGIKFPYDPKNDVWVEHTGLLEGISGVGMVLLDYQYPDKAKDWDKIYLMNIG